Proteins encoded together in one Marispirochaeta sp. window:
- a CDS encoding helix-turn-helix transcriptional regulator: MEILYLLTQWKTENYIYDNIQKVEQVINYMMEYYTQPIKLKELADVISVSPSYIGSIFKSVTGKSPITYLIEIRLHKAKELLLDGHSVSDVAEEVGFNDLFYFSKCFKKFENLSPLQFKQIANNSSDTYIDSKF, encoded by the coding sequence ATGGAAATACTGTATTTACTGACCCAGTGGAAAACCGAAAATTATATCTATGACAATATTCAGAAAGTTGAACAGGTTATCAATTATATGATGGAGTATTACACACAGCCGATAAAGCTGAAAGAGCTGGCTGACGTAATTTCAGTAAGTCCTTCCTATATAGGTTCCATTTTCAAATCGGTAACCGGGAAATCACCAATAACATACTTAATCGAAATACGACTTCACAAAGCAAAAGAACTGCTCCTCGACGGACATTCAGTCTCCGATGTCGCCGAGGAGGTAGGTTTTAATGATTTGTTCTATTTCAGCAAATGTTTCAAGAAATTTGAAAATCTCTCTCCTTTGCAGTTCAAGCAGATTGCAAACAACAGCTCGGATACCTACATTGACA